Part of the Arvicanthis niloticus isolate mArvNil1 chromosome 2, mArvNil1.pat.X, whole genome shotgun sequence genome, atttttgaccctgcatttcctttacacAGAACCAGTTCTGGGTTAAAGTTTTGAAAtgggggccctgtctatctactggacatgttctcttcaggttccattcTCTGCTATTGGCCTTTTCCTTTAATGTCATCACcattggatcctgggagcctcttgcatcCCAAAAAACTGGGACTTTCCAGTGGTTGCCCTgtcagtctgcatgtagaagaatgcaaattgatccattcttatctccttatacaaagctcaaatccaagtggatcaaggacctccacataaaaccagatacactgaatctaacagaagggAATGTGGCCAAGAACTTCCAATGCATTgccacaggggaaattttcctgagcAGAACATCAATGACTCAGGATCTatgatcaaaaattgacaaatgggacctcaggaaactgaaaagcttctgtaagaaaaaggacactgtcaatagaacaaaatggcaacctacagattgaaaaaagatttttaccaactgtGCATaaatagggggctaatatccaaaatatacaaaaaactcaaaaagttagactccagaaaaccaaatattcCAATTAAatatggtgtacagagctaatcAAAAacttttcaactgaggaatctcaaatggccaaaaagcacctaaaggATGCtggcaaccaaccattggactgagcacatggtccccaatggagaaattagagaaaggactgaaggagcttaaaaggtttgcaaccccataggaagaacaaaaatatcaaccaaccagacccccctgccccagagctcccagggaccaaaccaccaaccaaagagtacacatagagtgTCCCATAGCTCCAGTTGCATGTGTATCAGAGGATAgctttgttgggcatcaatgggagcagaggcccttgatcctgtgaaggtttgatgccctagtgtagggaaTGCCAGAGTGGGAGGCAGAAGTTGGTGGGTGGGTAAGGaagcaacctcatagaagcaggggagagggataggataggggttttcggaggggaaaccaggaaaggggagaacatttgaaatgtaaataaaaaaatccaataaaagaaaagaaaaaacaaaaagaaatattcatccttagtcatcaggaaatgcaaatcaaaacaaccctgagattccacctcataccaatcagaatggccaagatcaaaaactcgggaGACAGCAGTTACTGGtgagaggatatggagaaagaggaacactcctgcattgttggtggaattgcaagctggtataaccacatTGGAAAACAGTCTGGGGATTCCCCAGACAACTGAAAattgttctacctgaagacctagctataccactcctctgcatatacccaaaaggtgttCCAGCATATCATAAGGACacatgttcaactatgttcatagcagcttatttataatagccagaagctggaaacaacccagatgtcctttaatgGAAGAAAGGATgtaggaaatgtggtacatttacacactcctcagctattaaaaagatgGGCATGGTGAATTTTGcatgcaaatgaatgaaactagaaaatatattcCTGAGATAATATATAGACACAAaaggtgtgtactcactgataagtggatattagcctaaaaacTCAGAATATCCATTATACAtctcacagaccatatggagcttaacAAAAAGatgaccaaagtatggatgcttcaatcctacttagaagggggaacaataTAATCACAGGGGGAgggcagagaaaaggagggacctgggtagcagaggagggggggaaggggagcaggattaggtatgggaggagacaagaaagaatttcagagggccaggagaatgaatagaaagaaGTAACAGTGGGGAGTGGGGAACGGGTGTGGGGGAAGCACAGAGGTTTCCTGATCCGGTGAAGGTAACATGGAATAGAGGCTGCTGCAGAGATgacttttttccattttattggtttttataaATATTCTACTTATAGggctttttactttattttatttattcacttgatGCATTTTAATGAGCCAGTCAATCCGGATGATATAACATGGATAGTTCTCACTTTTATATGCAGTTTATTTCCTTTAAATGAGATTTTTATCACTTTGTTGAAAAGTCTATACacagtatatattttttattatattctaacCTCTGCCCTAACTCTTCTCAGATGTAATCTCCATCTTTCTACCCAACAAAATTCTTACCTTTGCCTCTAAAACCAATCCAGTTCAGTTTGTACAATTCAAATACTTTTTCTTGGGTGTGGGGCCAAACCTTGGAGAGTGCTTAATCTATCATGGGTTAAACCATTAAAGAAAAGTGTCTCTTCCTTTCCCAGCAGCTATCACCTTCTCAtctaggggtgggactttgtgcccAATTCCTCCCACCATGATTGTTTGAGAACATTTCTCATTACTCCTTATTGCCCATGTATGTACTTGGGGAGTAGAAGCCTACAGATTCTGACCAGCTTCAGAGTCTTCTTGAAACTGTTTTGAGCTGTTTACTTTCTAAACTTAAGGAGAGCTTCCTATTAAATGGCATATTTACATCTTACTTTGGAAATCTTATAATTTTACCTTTCTGTAATTGTTCAGAGACCTTCTTCAAGATCTATGGTTTTAATCCCATAGGAAAATACTGCACAACCAAGGTCTAGTTCAATCTACTCTCTAGAGGTGGacggtgcccttctcttctacaCTGTGGTCATCATGGTGCTCTGACTGTAGCCTGAGAAGCAATGATGGCGAAGATGCCTTCAGGAATGAAACAAAGACAATATAGCCATAAGCATGAATATTATCCCTTGTGCTAGAGCTTTGATTACATTTTCTAAATCATTCAGTCATAGACAtgcttatatatttatgaatttcaATTAAATTCAACAAGTGACCCTCTGAACAATGAAATGTTGAACAAATAACTTTTGGTCATCACTATTCCCTGGTTATGAGATATAAACCATTTAATGTGCCTGCTACAGCACTTGAGTGTTTGTTGCttcattttttatcttaaaaaaatcattttgttggctaTTTATGAATTATATGTGGGTGAAATAACACCACTTCTGTGGTTAAGTttgatttaaaaacttttaagcCGTTACTGGATGAAGAAGATTTAGAATGATGAGATTTGTAGATTTGTGAACAAGATTTTCATAATTACATTCAAGTAGGTGTTACCTATAATTACTTGATAAATCACCAATGGAGTGTATACAAACAATCTTATAAACCATACAGTTTTTACATATAATACTAGTAAAAAAAACTTTGAGAGTTTTCCTAAATTTTTGGAGAAACATGAATTCTTTTGTTTGTATGTTACTCTAACCAGTGTGTTTTCTCATATGGAAGGCTGGTACTTCACAGAAGCCTCCCTCAGATCATACATTAGCAGAAAATAGTGACTTTagtcaaaatgaaacaaatgaaccAACAACAGCACAGTTTACAGGTAGGGtccattgtttcttctttttgtatttatccTGATGCATCCAGATGCATCCTTTTCTCTGTATTCTTTGCCATAAGCCTGTGTCTTCAGCATTACCAATCTCTGCAAAAGTTGTTTATGATGCTCCCATATATCTCAGTGGATTAAGTGCATTTCCAAACCTGTAAAAAGTGTGTTTGGCTCTGAGCCTAATTCTTTATAACTCCATGAGCTCAATACCTCAACTCTCTAGTGGCCCAAACTAGATAGAATACCTCTATGCTGGTGTGTTTTTCAAGGTCCTACTGAGATCCTTTCTGtatttaatttacattaataAATGGAGTGGGTCAATAATCATGTTTTTTACTGGGATTCTTTGGGGGGGGGATCAGTGCAGGTGTTATCTTAGAGTAACCTCCCTGTGTGGGAAACTCCCTTGGGGCAATTTCTCTGCAGTTCATTTAGACTTATTCTAAATATACATTCAGATCAATGAAATAACACTAGTACATATAAGCAGACAgtttaattaagaaagaaataatattagTATATGGCtaatttaagaataaatatattccatatcatttgtataaatggaAGTGAGGGTTTACATATAAGAGGTTTCTTGATCAGAGAtgaaatgtttatattatttgGGAATTCCATACATTCACTCATTACATTTCAAAATCAAATCTACCtctactttctcctctttcaTTCCTCCCCTACACACCACCaactatataatttttttatcctATTTATAACctctgaatttttgttttaaagttgctGAATCTACTTAGTACTGCTTGTATGTGATTGAATGTAGGCCCTTCTACTGAAGTATATCAGCTTGATAGTGGTTGTATCCCTGAAGGTAACATATTCTTTCTCCCCTAGCAGCTATAATTGTCAACAGCTTCTCAGCTAGTGGTGAGACTTCATAATTATATCCTCTGTCTATGCTGAAGGTTTGGCTGGTAACAATtagtaaaatgaatatattttaagtttattaaaattaaaatttaacaagTAGTTATAGACACTACATCGATTATGTTAGCTTCTGGTTTCGTATCCTTCCCTCTTCAATGATATTTTAGAGAAATGttgtcctctttctttctttaaaataaaatttgacatTCCATATTCATTCTCATTGTTATTTAAGAATCCTTGCTAATATTTGGACAGAAGAAATTAAGGTATATTCCCCATTTGCTATAATTCCACATGATGTTTTCTTCACATCTACATAACAGGCATTATGCAAAGACAATGAAAGGGAGAATAAAGTAAACTTCAGTATTTTGAGTATTATATACTTTCCTATTTCATACCAAATTcaaacaaccaatcaaaacattttaaatattaacagaaGGTTGTAAGCAATACTATATAGTTCAGTCATTAGACAAAAgtaaacatgaagtgaatatgAACAAAGTTCTTCATATACTTACATGAAGATATTACAATATAACTCATTATttattacataaaaattatacttttaaataaaaacccaTGTACCCTATTCAGAAAATTTTGGTGAAATTTCAAAAGATGGAAAttataattttgatactgtttctCAACCTTGCCCACAAGTAGTGTGTTATCATTTAGTCCTGGCTTGCTAAGTGTGTGTCAACTTAGACTTCAGAATGAGCTAACTTAAAGAGTTTTCTCAGCGCTTCCTTCACATCTTTATTCCTCAGACTGTAGATCATGGGATTCAACATTGGGAATAACACAGTATAAAAGGTAGACACCATTTTATCCTTTTCCAGGGAGTAGCTGGAACTTGGACGAGAGTAAATATAGAGAATGGAGCCATAGTACAAGGTCACAGAGATGAGGTGTGAGGAGCAGGTGGAGAAGGCCTTGAGACGGCCCTGGGTGGATCGGATCCTCAGGATGGCAGCAATAATGAAAAGATAGGAGGTCAAGATGAGTAGAGTAGGAGAAATGACATTGGAAGCTAGGAGGAAGTATAGCACAAACTGGTAACTCTCCCTGACATCACATGCTAACTTCACCAGTGGTGGGACATCACAGAAAAAATCATCAATGACATTGTCACCACAAAAGTCCAGTGTGAATGTGTTGCTAGTTAATATTATTGCATTGACAAATCCTCCTGTATAGGAATATACAACCAAACAGATGCATAGCCTTCTTGACATAGCTTGAGCATAAAGCAGGGGATTAGAAATGGCGGTGTAGCGATCATAAGCCATGGCAGCTAGTAGGTAACATTCACTATAGGCCAATCCAGCAGAGAAGAAGAATTGAGACAGACATCCAGCAAAGGAGATGCTTTTGTCTTCAGAGATGCAGGTCACTAGGATCTTTGGAGTATAGACAGAGGAATACCAGAGATCCAGAAAAGACAAATTTCCAATgaagaagtacatgggtgtgtggagcCTGGAATCATTGCAGATCAATATGATGAGGGTGGTGTTTCCTAGCAAGGTCAGTGAATATACTCCAAGGAACAGGACAAACAGTATCTTCTGCATCATGGGGTCTGTTGAAAAGCCCAGCAAGATGAAGCCAGTCACTGTGTGATTGCCCCTCTCCATGCCTCAAGAAGTTTGCACCTACGAGTACAGAAGAGCTTAGTTGTCTCTACTAGTATTAAATATCAATATTGTTTCTGATGGTCTCCTGTAACATAATCAGCAACAGCATGAACCCTGTACTTCTTTTGTAGGTGATAAAAGTCTCCAAGTCTAAACATATATtcaacaaatttaataaaaatgcagCTACATAAGGTGGCCCCTTCTGAAATCTCaatagcagaaaaataaaagcagcatgTTTGGAATAAATTTGGCCTTTGACTAGGGTACTTAGTGGTAAAAGTATAACTAGATTTAATTTGTGAGATATAGAGTATAATGCATAATACAATATTAACATGAAGTAGGAGGAAGAAGATAATGGTTATAAGACTTAACTGAAAGGTAACAAATACTTGTTAAGCTTCTAAATTGAAaacaattacaaaatatttcttcaaatttCAATTGAAATGAGTCTATACGGAACTGATAAAACATATTTATGTGGAAATGAGAAACCTCTATAGACATGCCAATGCCATTTGTGCATGCACTATATaaacatgacaaaaacaaatttacatttATCAAAGGAGATGGACCATTCCacctggtatccatcccatgtgcagtcaccaaagatagatgctgatgtggatgtcaggaggcacatgctgacaggagcctgatatagctgtttccttagaggtctgccagagtctgacatattcagaggctgctgctcacagctaaccattgaactaattaAGGGGTAcccaatgaaagagttagagagaaggagctgaagactCTGAAAGGGGTTGTGgtcccataaggagagcaacaataccaaccaaccagagctcccagggtctaaaccaccagcctgggagcacataagaagggaccaatggctccagctgtatatgtaggagaggatgatcttgttgggcataggtgagaggggagatccttgatcccatgaagtcTGGAACctgagtgtggggaaattcaagggtggggaggtgggagtgagggggtcagtggggacacatcctcatagaagcatgaggaggggggatgggatagggggatcctgggcgggggggggatggggtaaggggataacatctgaaatgtaaataaaatatccaataaaaattaaaaaagaaagaagatagaaagatggatcagcagttaggaACATTTGCTGATCATCTA contains:
- the LOC117704276 gene encoding olfactory receptor 9G19-like, which codes for MERGNHTVTGFILLGFSTDPMMQKILFVLFLGVYSLTLLGNTTLIILICNDSRLHTPMYFFIGNLSFLDLWYSSVYTPKILVTCISEDKSISFAGCLSQFFFSAGLAYSECYLLAAMAYDRYTAISNPLLYAQAMSRRLCICLVVYSYTGGFVNAIILTSNTFTLDFCGDNVIDDFFCDVPPLVKLACDVRESYQFVLYFLLASNVISPTLLILTSYLFIIAAILRIRSTQGRLKAFSTCSSHLISVTLYYGSILYIYSRPSSSYSLEKDKMVSTFYTVLFPMLNPMIYSLRNKDVKEALRKLFKLAHSEV